One Prunus dulcis chromosome 7, ALMONDv2, whole genome shotgun sequence DNA segment encodes these proteins:
- the LOC117634084 gene encoding beta-glucosidase 12-like, which produces MAMQLHSLLLYVVLLFGFALANTNALHCQKPSPPIDCPNNLNRAHFDSLVPHFIFGAASSAYQVEGAANEDGRGPSIWDFFTHNHPEKIDDQSNGDVAIDEYHRYKEDVGIMKNMSMEAYRFSISWSRVLPRGTGQPNPKGIKYYNNLINELLKKGMKPYVTLFHWDVPQALQEKYGGFLSPHIVDDFRAYAELCYKEFGDRVRHWMTVNEPYTVSNHGYTIGLHAPGRCSYKYDHTCLGGDSATEPYLVTHHQLLAHAAAVKLYKDKYQALQKGVIGITLNTHWFEPASKAKHDIDAAFRALDFMFGWYMDPLTNGDYPPSMRFLVGKRLPKFTNEESKLLKGSYDFIGVNYYSARYASAYPADYIIPKPPSYLTDAYVNVTTDFNGVPIGPKAASNWLYIYPKGLYDLILYTKKMYNDPIMYITENGVDEFDNPKVPLQMALKDSNRIYYYYHHLCYLQAAIKEGANVQGYFAWSLLDNFEWSSGYTMRFGINYVDYANGLKRHPKDSTYWFQSFLKSTQI; this is translated from the exons ATGGCAATGCAATTACACTCTTTGCTCTTATATGTGGTGCTTCTCTTTGGCTTTGCGTTGGCAAATACCAATGCTTTGCATTGCCAAAAACCCTCGCCACCCATTGATTGCCCAAATAATCTGAACAGGGCCCATTTTGATTCTCTTGTACCACATTTCATATTTGGCGCTGCTTCATCAGCTTACCAA GTAGAAGGTGCTGCAAACGAAGATGGTAGAGGACCAAGCATATGGGATTTCTTCACCCATAACCATCCAG AAAAGATCGATGATCAAAGTAATGGAGATGTCGCCATTGATGAATATCATCGCTATAAG GAAGATGTGGGGATTATGAAGAATATGTCAATGGAAGCGTATAGGTTCTCTATCTCATGGTCCAGAGTATTACCAA gagGAACTGGTCAACCTAACCCGAAAGGAATCAAATACTACAATAATCTCATCAACGAACTCCTAAAGAAAG GTATGAAACCATATGTTACACTCTTTCACTGGGATGTTCCCCAAGCCTTACAAGAAAAATACGGTGGTTTCTTAAGCCCTCATATTGT CGATGACTTTAGAGCATACGCAGAACTGTGTTACAAGGAATTTGGTGATCGAGTAAGGCATTGGATGACAGTTAATGAGCCATATACCGTGAGTAACCATGGTTATACAATCGGGCTCCATGCACCAGGCCGATGCTCTTATAAGTACGACCATACATGCCTTGGTGGAGATTCAGCTACTGAACCATATTTGGTGACACACCACCAACTCCTTGCTCATGCCGCTGCTGTAAAATTGTACAAGGATAAATATCAG GCATTGCAAAAAGGTGTGATAGGAATAACATTGAATACTCACTGGTTTGAGCCTGCTTCTAAGGCAAAGCATGATATAGATGCTGCATTTCGAGCTTTGGATTTTATGTTTGGATG GTATATGGACCCATTGACAAATGGTGACTACCCACCTAGCATGCGATTTCTTGTTGGGAAAAGATTACCAAAATTTACAAATGAAGAATCCAAGTTGCTGAAAGGGTCATATGATTTTATTGGAGTAAATTACTATTCTGCTAGATATGCaagtgcttatcctgcagatTATATAATACCTAAGCCCCCAAGCTACTTGACTGATGCTTATGTTAATGTTACAA CTGATTTTAATGGGGTTCCCATTGGTCCAAAG GCTGCTTCAAACTGGTTATATATTTACCCAAAAGGACTTTACGATCTTATACTCTACACAAAGAAAATGTATAATGATCCGATTATGTACATTACTGAGAATG GCGTGGATGAGTTCGATAATCCCAAAGTACCACTGCAGATGGCCCTTAAGGATTCCAATAGAATTTACTACTACTATCACCACCTTTGTTACCTTCAAGCAGCAATTAA AGAAGGTGCTAATGTGCAGGGATACTTTGCATGGTCATTGCTAGACAACTTTGAATGGAGCTCTGGATACACTATGCGATTTGGTATAAATTATGTCGATTACGCCAATGGACTAAAAAGACACCCAAAAGACTCGACGTACTGGTTCCAAAGTTTCCTCAAGAGTACACAAATTTGA